The window GGTCAGTCACCCCAGGGGCGCATGCTGCCCCATCTATACATTAGCCTTATGCCACCGCAGGTCAGTCACCCCAGGGGCGCACGCTGCCCCATCTATACATTAGCCTTATGCCACCGCAGGTCAGTCACCCCAGGGGCGCATGCTGCCCCATCTATACATTAGCCTTATGCCACCGCAGGTCAGTCACCCCAGGGGCGCACGCTGCCCCATCTATACATTAGCCTTATGCCACCGCAGGTCAGTCACCCCAGGGGCGCACGCTGCCCCATCTATACATTAGCCTTATGCCACCGCAGGTCAGTCACCCCAGGGGCGCACGCTGCCCCATCTATACATTAGCCTTATGCCACCGCAGGTCAGTCACCCCAGGGGCGCACGCTGCCCCATCTATACATTAGCCTTATGCCACCGCAGGTCAGTCACCCCAGGGGCGCACGCTGCCCCATCTATACATTAGCCTTATGCCACCGCAGGTCAGTCACCCCAGGGGCGCACGCTGCCCCATCTATACATTAGCCTTATGCCACCGCAGGTCAGTCACCCCAGGGGCGCACGCTGCCCCATCTATACATTAGCCTTATGCCACCGCAGGTCAGTCACCCCAGGGGCGCACGCTGCCCCATCTATACATTAGCCTTATGCCACCGCAGGTCAGTCACCCCAGGGGCGCACGCTGCCCCATCTATACATTAGCCTTATGCCACCGCAGGTCAGTCACCCCAGGGGCGCACGCTGCCCCATCTATACATTAGCCTTATGCCACCGCAGGTCAGTCACCCCAGGGGCGCACGCTGCCCCATCTATACATTAGCCTTATGCCACCGCAGGTCAGTCACCCCAGGGGCGCACGCTGCCCCATCTATACATTAGCCTTATGCCACCGCAGGTCAGTCACCCCAGGGGCGCACGCTGCCCCATCTATACATTAGCCTTATGCCACCGCAGGTCAGTCACCCCAGGGGCGCATGCTGCCCCATCTATACATTAGCCTTATGCCACCGCAGGTCAGTCACCCCAGGGGCGCACGCTGCCCCATCTATACATTAGCCTTATGCCACCGCAGGTCAGTCACCCCAGGGGCGCATGCTGCCCCATCTATACATTAGCCTTATGCCACCGCAGGTCAGTCACCCCAGGGGCGCACGCTGCCCCATCTATACATTAGCCTTATGCCACCGCAGGTCAGTCACCCCAGGGGCGCACGCTGCCCCATCTATACATTAGCCTTATGCCACCGCAGGTCAGTCACCCCAGGGGCGCACGCTGCCCCATCTATACATTAGCCTTATGCCACCGCAGGTCAGTCACCCCAGGGGCGCACGCTGCCCCATCTATACATTAGCCTTATGCCACCGCAGGTCAGTCACCCCAGGGGCGCACGCTGCCCCATCTATACATTAGCCTTATGCCACCGCAGGTCAGTCACCCCAGGGGCGCACGCTGCCCCATCTATACATTAGCCTTATGCCATGTAGGTGCCCGCTGATCTTTTGTGTTCCTCAGACTCGGACGATGTGCAGTGTTACGCGAGGGTGGACCAGGTGACCGGGGAGTGCAGAGACCATCTCGGAGAAGGAGTGTCAGACATCGACTGCTGCCTGAATATTCAATACGGCTTCAAGTCAGATAAGTTCTCCCCGTGTCAGGCCTGCCGGTAAGAACTCTCTGGGTTGCCAttggtaacagactacagctTGGCTCCATCCTGTAGTCAGACATGTGACCTGGTAGCTCCGCCCTAAGTGTAAAATGCCAGCCACTTTCTTACCACAACTGAGGTCCAGGTACTAACTGGCCAACGGTCTACCTACCTGGCCAGCATTTTTACCAACCCCATTATTGTCAGCCAATATTTTTGAGACCCCCTTTATTGTGGACAGTATTTTTGACCCACCCCCCACATTGTCCGCTATTTTTGTGTTGCAGTTGTGCTGATACTTGTGAGGGTCCCCACTATTTCCTCGTAGCCTGGGGTCCCTTGGGCCTATTTCGATCCTTCTTGCCTCCATGTGCGTCTCTCATTGACCCTTTCCTCCCCAGCCCGCCTGAGTGGTCGGAGTGGAGCGCCTGGACGGGATGTACGGTCTCCTGTCTGGAGGGCATCCAGAAGAGGCAGAGAGTCTGCATAGGACAAGGGGACTGTGAGGGGGGACGTGAGGAGGTCCGGGCCTGTACCCCCCAGGACTGCTGTCCTGGtaagtattgggggggggggctgttttagGACATCTATGGATGGCGGCCGCCCCGGaagtttatgttttatttatcgAGGGCCCAGTAATGAAATATGTTATTAGGATTGCCCTTTAATTGAAGAACAGAACAAGTCAATTTGCGGGAAGTGAAAACGAAACTCGTCGCTTCCTAGGAAACGCGCTGCTATGCATTAGGTGGCCGGACGGGCTGGCCTACAAAGGGTCAATATTTGACTTGTGATTTGGGCAAAAACAAATTGAAACAATCTACAAAGTACAAAGAGCCGAGGTCAAAGTCTGAGTACACAAGGCTGACCTCACGTCCCCCCCGTCCCGTTACTACAGGCAGCGTATGAAAGTATTATGTGTGCACTCTATGGAAGTAGTATGCTTGTAAGGCACACAGTGTGCTGTGTGGGGCAGAATATTATGTACAGTAAGCTACATATAGCAACAATATGTAGGAGTTGTATGGCAGAATTTGAGCATTGTATGGCGgcattatgtactgtatgtatggcagaatttgagtactgtatggtagtattatctaCTTTACGTGTGGCAGAATTTgagtactatatggcagtattatgtacagtatctatGGCAGAATatgactactgtatggcagtattatgtacagtatctatGGCAGAATatgactactgtatggcagtattatgtacagtatctatGGCAGAATatgactactgtatggcagtattatgtacagtatctatggcagtattatgtacagtatctatGGCAGAATatgactactgtatggcagtgttatgtacagtatgtatggcagtattatgtacagtatctatGGCAGAATatgactactgtatggcagtgttatgtacagtatgtatggcagtattatgtacagtatctatGGCAGAATatgactactgtatggcagtattatgtacagtatgtatggcagtattatgtacagtatctatGGCAGAATatgactactgtatggcagtattatgtacagtatctatGGCAGAATatgactactgtatggcagtattatgtacagtatctatggcagtattatgtacagtatctatGGCAGAATatgactactgtatggcagtattatgtacagtatgtatggcagtattatgtacagtatctatGGCAGAATatgactactgtatggcagtattatgtacagtatgtacggcagtattatgtacagtatgtatgtacagtatctatGGCAGAATatgactactgtatggcagtgttatgtacagtatgtatggcagtattatgtacagtatctatGGCAGAATatgactactgtatggcagtattatgtacagtatgtatggcagtattatgtacagtatctatGGCAAAATatgactactgtatggcagtgttatgtacagtatgtatggcagtattatgtacagtatctatGGCAAAATatgactactgtatggcagtgttatgtacagtatgtatggcagtattatgtacagtatctatGGCAAAATatgactactgtatggcagtgttatgtacagtatgtatggcagtattatgtacagtatctatGGCAGAATatgactactgtatggcagtattatgtacagtatgtatggcagtattatgtacagtatctatGGCAGAATatgactactgtatggcagtattatgtacagtatgtatggcagtattatgtagagtATCTATGGCAGAATatgactactgtatggcagtattatgtacagtatctatGGCAGAATatgactactgtatggcagtattatgtacagtatgtatggcagtattatgtacagtatctatGGCAGAATatgactactgtatggcagtgttatgtacagtatgtatggcagtattatgtacagtatctatGGCAAAATatgactactgtatggcagtgttatgtacagtattatggcagtattatgtacactATCTATGGCAGAATatgactactgtatggcagtattatgtacagtatgtatgatagtattatgtacagtatgtatggcaGAATATGACTACTGTacggcagtattatgtacagtatgtatgtacagtatctatGGCAGAATatgactactgtatggcagtattatgtacagtatgtatgatagtattatgtacagtatgtatggcagaatatgactactgtatggcagtattatgtacagtatgtatgatagtattatgtacagtatgtatggcaGAATATGACTACTGTacggcagtattatgtacagtatgtatgtacagtatctatGGCAGAATatgactactgtatggcagtgttatgtacagtatgtatgatagtattatgtacagtatgtatggcagaatatgactactgtatggcagtattatgtacagtaaaaccgtcccgattttgacgggaaagtcccgtttttcgtacctctgccccgcgtcacggacagctatgagattgtcacggattttccccccaggtcccgctgtgtcccggcgctttgtccgcatagtaaatactttgaaagccagaactcacagtacagaatggcttctacagacatcgggagggaatccttttcagagaagtgtcggcttagcggagagcagggaccacgtcatcagcttcagatcagcatctgtccatatatggtcactgcatctcctagggttccccagagcagacatcgggagggaatccttttcagagaagtgtcggcttagcggagagcagggaccacgtcatcagcttcagatcagcatctgtccatatatggtcactgcatctcctagggttccccagagcagacatcgggagggaatccttttcagagaagtgtcgggcttagcggagagcagggaccacgtcatcaggttcagatctctatccatatatggtcactgcatctcctagggttccccagagcagacatcgggcagggaatccttttcagagaagtgtcgggcttagctgagagcagggaccactcatcaggtcagatcagtatctgtccatatatggtctccagggcttccccagagcagacatcgggcagggaatccttttcagagaagtgtcgggcttagcggagagagcagggaccacgtcatcaggctcagatcagtatctgtccatatatggtctccagggcttccccagacacaagctctgtatttaattaaattacataaagttttggccaggctgagattcgaacctaggaccctctgcactgtagacaggagcttaactaactgagctataagcccagtgatacagagtggaggatttctggtaactaagaagtgttatctgccactgttacattgtgacacagactaatgcactgatatatagagagggatcttctcagagattattattgtaattattgagactattattattattattataaattttattatttttattattatggagacgattattaataatagtaaaaataataataatcatctcaataataataataatagtctcaataattacaataatttctgagaagatccctctctatataccaaagcattaaatctgtgtcacagtgtaacagtagtcatagttcttagttaccaaaattctacacctagatAATCACTGAGATTATGGCTCAGTTGGTTCAggcgctgtgtcattattgtacatggacactgcaggttctaggttcaaatcccatagaagataattttttttttattgagatgatttttattattataatatggctaaaatttggggcggggccagggagtgattgggggtgtggcttagggggatcgctacgcgtgccaccattttgtccctctttccctttcacaaatgttgggaggtatgctctaTGGTGGCATTATATTGGCAGTTAAGGTCTTATGTGTGCactctatggtggtattatattggCAGTTAAGGTgttatgtgtgcaatctatggtggtattatattggCAGTTAAGGTGTTAGAGTGCactctatggtggtattatattggCAGTTAAGGTGTTATGTGTGCactctatggtggtattatatgggcagttaAGGTGTTATGTGTGCACTCTATGGTGGCATGGAGGTATTATGTGGGCATACAATACAAGAGCAGGTCCATTGGACGGCACATAATATTTGGCAAACAGTGTTTTAAAATTTTATCCAGTCCATCAATAAGTTTCTTTTCTGAGTGACATCAGTGATGTCATACCCCTGCTGTGACATCATGGGCTGTacgctctctctctctatagaggACGGAGGGTGGTCGGAGTGGTCGGAGTGGTCACCGTGCTCCGTCACATGTGAATCTGGAACAAGGAAACGCACCAGAGAGTGTAACAACCCATCCCCCAAGTGTGGCGGCCACTGCGACGGTCACAACCAGGAGACCGAACTCTGTGACACACAAAGGATTTGTCCCAGTAAGAACAATCATATCCAGGGGTTTCTAGCCATGGTATTTGGCGTGGGGTGGGGGGTCTGGGACCCTAATAATATTCGAGCACTTGGTAAGGAAGGCTCTGTGAAAACGAAGCTGGCAGCCATTTTGAAGTAACACATAAgtcggcagccattttgtagtaaCACATAAGCCAGCAGCCATTTTGTAGTAACACATAAGCCAGCAGCCATTTTGTAGTAACACATAAGCCAGCAGCCATTTTGTAGTAACACATAAgctggcagccattttgtagtaaCACATAAGCTGGTAGCCATTTTGTAGTAACAAACAAAATGGCTGCTAACAGTAGTTGGACAGTTTTGAGTATTTCATCTCTTTTTTAAAGCTCATGGATCTTGGGGTAACTGGGGACACTGGAATCCCTGCTCCTCCAGCTGTATCACTGAAGGTTCTGGAATTTTTCCGACTCAACCTCGTTTTCGAGAATGTAATAACCCTCCCCCCTCTACGAGCCCACCCGGGACACCATGTCCGGGAAGTAATCAAGAAAGCAGAGAATGTAGAAGCCTCCCACTCTGCGAAGGTAAGCTCCTGGAAGATGGAAACCGTCAACAAGGTGCTGTTGATGGATCTGTCCGTCACCCTGCTTGCTGACGGTTTCCAGATGAAGATAGCACACGTGAGAATAACACTGAGTGTACACGTTCACGTCTCCTCTCCCTGCAGTTGATGGACAGTGGGGGGAGTGGCAGGACCCCTCCAAATGTTCTGTGACCTGTGGCGTTGGACAGATAACGCAGAAGCGGCTGTGTGATAAACCAGCCCCCCGTAACGGAGGAAAATATTGTGTGGGGCCGTCAACGAAGAGTATTATCTGCAACACTAAGTTACAATGCCCAAGTAAGTAGCGGTTTTCCAAATTATTCAGATTTGTATTTTCGGATGTTAAAGTAGAATAACCACTCTGATGCTGTGGTCACATCAGATCGTGGCATCTGAGGGGTGAATGTCTATGATCTCTAATCACAGATCCTGCTGCCGCGTTTCTGTAGCTATGACCCAAACTAAGCTCCTGACGTCATATCAGTGTGTGTACAGGTTCCAACATGTAGAGGCAAAGATCCTGACAACCTTTGACCCTCTTGTCCCCTGCAGTTGATGGGCAGTGGACACCATGGGGCGAATGGTCCACATGCTCTAGATTACAAGATGGTGACATCAGGTGCAAACAAAGAGTCGGAAACCAGAGGAGACATCGCAAGTGTGAAGGCCAAACCAAGGATCCCGAGGGGAAGTGGTGCGAAGGAAGTCACCGGGACGACCGCGCCTGCTACTACATCGAAAAATGCAGACGTGAGTAATGTCCTCCCCACATTCCTGCTCTACGTGACCGTAAATGGGTGGGGCTTATAGAAATCTGCATAAGAAGGCGTTACTAGCATATCTGTGAAACTATTGAATGCTGCTTTGGATGCGAATGGAGTACAAGCCAACACTTTCTTGCAGGTCCAGGGGATTGGACAGAGTGGAGTGAATGGGGACTATGCTCATCCTCATGTGGAGAGTCCACGAGACAACGAACCAGAGAGTGCAAACCGATATATCCCGATTATCCGTGAGTCACATAGAACGATTCATATTAAGGGGGaagtatagttatattcttgtacatagggggcagtattatagtagttatattcttgtacatagggggcagtattatagtagttatattcttgtacataggtggcagcattatagtagttatattcttgtacatagggggcagtattatagtagttatattcttgtacatagggggcagtattatagtagctatattcttgtacatagggggcagtattatagtagttatattcttgtacatagggggcagtattatagtagttatattcttgtacataggggcagtattatagtacttatattcttgtacatagggggcagtattatagtagttatattcctgtacataaggggcagtattattgtagttatattcttgtacatagggggcagtattatagtagttatattcttgtacaaaggggcagtattattgtagttatattcttgtacatagggggcagtattatagtagttatattcttgtacataggggcagtattatagtagttatattcctgtacatagggggcagtattatagtagttatattcttgtacataggggcagtattatagtagttatattcctgtacatagtgggcagtattatagtagttatattcctgtacatagggggcagtattatagtagttatattcctgtacatagggggcagtattatagtagttatattcttgtacatagggggcagtattatagtagttatattcctgtacatagggggcagcattatagtagttatattcctgtacatagggggcagcattatagtagttatattcctgtacatagggggcagtattatagtagttatagtcttgcacataggggcagtattatagtagttatattcctgtacataggaggcagtattatagtagttatattcctgtacatagggggcagtattatagtagttatattcctgtatatagggggcagtattatagtagttatattcctgtacatagggggcagtattatagtagttatattcctgtacatagggggcagtattatagtagttatattcttgtacatagggggcagtattatagtagatatattcttgtacatagggggcagtattatagcagttatattcttgtacatagggggcagtattatagtagttatattcttgtacataggtggcagcattatagtagttatattcttgtacatagggggcagtattatagtagttatattgctgtacatagggggcagtattatagtagttatattcctgtacatagggggcagtattatagtagttatattcttgtacatagggggcagtattatagtagatatattcttgtacatagggggcagtattatagcagttatattcttgtacatagggggcagtattatagtagttatattcctgtatataggggcagtattatagtagttatattcttgtacatagggggcagtattatagtagttatattcctgtatataggggcagtattatagtagttatattcttgtacatagggggcagtattatagtagttatattccagtacataaggggcagtattatagtagttatattcttgtacatagggggcagtattatagtagttatattcctgtacagagggggcagcattatagtagttatattcctgtacatagggggcagtattatagtagttatagtcttgcacataggggcagtattatagtagttatattcctgtacataggaggcagtattatagtagttatattcctgtatataggggcagtattatagtagttatattcttgtacatagggggcagtattatagtagttatattcttgtacatagggggcagtattatagtagttatattcttgtacatagggggcagtattatagtagttatattcttgtacataggggcagtattatagtacttatattcttgtacatagggggcagtattatagtagttatattcctgtacataaggggcagtattattgtagttatattcttgtacatagggggcagtattatagtagttatattcttgtacaaaggggcagtattattgtagttatattcttgtacatagggggcagtattatagtagttatattcttgtacataggggcagtattatagtagttatattcctgtacatagggggcagtattatagtagttatattcttgtacataggggcagtattatagtagttatattcctgtacatagtgggcagtattatagtagttatattcctgtacatagggggcagtattatagtagttatattcctgtacatagggggcagtattatagtagttatattcttgtacatagggggcagtattatagtagttatattcctgtacatagggggcagcattatagtagttatattcctgtacatagggggcagcattatagtagttatattcctgtacatagggggcagtattatagtagttatagtcttgcacataggggcagtattatagtagttatattcctgtacataggaggcagtattatagtagttatattcctgtacatagggggcagtattatagtagttatattcctgtatatagggggcagtattatagtagttatattcctgtacatagggggcagtattatagtagttatattcctgtacatagggggcagtattatagtagttatattcttgtacatagggggcagtattatagtagatatattcttgtacatagggggcagtattatagcagttatattcttgtacatagggggcagtattatagtagttatattcttgtacataggtggcagcattatagtagttatattcttgtacatagggggcagtattatagtagttatattcctgtacatagggggcagtattatagtagttatattcctgtacatagggggcagtattatagtagttatattcttgtacataggggcagtattatagtagttatattcctgtacatagggggcagtattatagtagttatattcctgtacatagggggcagtattatagtagttatattcttgtacatagggggcagtattatagtagttatattcttgtacatagggggcagtattatagtagttatattcttgtacatagggggcagtattatagtagttatattcttgtacatagggggcagtattatagtagttatattcttgtacatagggggcagtattatagtagttatattcctgtacatagggggcagtattatagtagttatattcttgtacataggggttagtattatagtagttatattcctgtacataggaggcagtattatagtagttatattcttgtacataggggtcagtattatagtagttatattcttgtacatagggggcagtattatagtagttatattcctgtacatagggggcagtattatagtagttatattcctgtacataggggcagtattatagtagttatattcctgtatataggtggcagtattatagtagttatattcttgtacatagggggcagtattatagtagttatattcctgtacatagggggcagtattatagtagttatattcttgtacatagggggcagtattatagtagttatattcctgtacatagggggcagtattatagtagttatattcttgtacatagggggcagtaatatagtagttatattcttgtacatagggggcagtattatagtagttatattcttgtacatagggggcagtattatagtagttatattcttgtacatagggggcagtattatagtagttatattcctgtatataggggcagtattatagtagttatattcttgtacatagggggcagtataatagtagttatattcatgtatataggggcagtattatgttacATCGATAGCTATTATACTTCCTGTAACCATTACGTGTAAATTCTGTTTTTCCCGTCATTAGAAGAAATGTATCAGGAGCCACTAAGTGGGTAGAAGTTTCTTTCTCCGGAAATCCAACACCACAATGCACTCCCCTAAGTGGAGAAAAGTTGAAGGTGGTAGAGACATTACCGTGTCTCAATGTTCCCGCATGCACAGAAGGTAAAACTTTGAGGCACAATATGTGAATTTCCTTCCATGTCGCTTCCTTTTCCGGGTCATTATTAGGATTAGTTTGGATGGGGCTTGGATCCTTTATGATGGGTGTCAGGTTTGGAGCAATGTGCTGTAGTCATGCGCTGTACCCCGCCCTCTCCCATTGCTGCCCTCCATATGTGTCAGTCCTCACTGTAGTCCTGGGATTCTGTTCATGCCTTATGATCTTGTGTTGTGTGAGGTAGTAATCTGGATGAGGTTTATAGTCTCCTAATGAATGTTATGCCTTAATCTCTTTCAGATGTGGACTGAGCGACACAGAATTTAAAGGGATCCCGCTGTTATATATACTCCCCCTCCTTCTGGACTTACCTTACAATTAGGttctttttttcacaatttctcaCATTTCACAAATGTTTAACAATTAAAGAGATTTTACCACACATTTCTTCATctgtgcttaaaggacacctgtcatcaggtctgtgtcacttgccctgtcacctctacctgttagagcagcttacaaggatcccatcccagcctttatctagttatttcatacattattcattgtaaaatcatcgtttctttatcatgtaaatgaggctggtcacatggtcagaggcagtgatgtcaccactgttacccctcccctctcctccccctgctcatgtctgtgtgtaatgtatagtaaagcattgctagtgtgtgtgctgcatctgctgacatgctgcatcctcctaatatacaggtgagagacacagacatcagctacacatgtacctg is drawn from Engystomops pustulosus chromosome 9, aEngPut4.maternal, whole genome shotgun sequence and contains these coding sequences:
- the LOC140077713 gene encoding properdin-like, giving the protein MSLLPLLLLCSSILQATADSDDVQCYARVDQVTGECRDHLGEGVSDIDCCLNIQYGFKSDKFSPCQACRPPEWSEWSAWTGCTVSCLEGIQKRQRVCIGQGDCEGGREEVRACTPQDCCPEDGGWSEWSEWSPCSVTCESGTRKRTRECNNPSPKCGGHCDGHNQETELCDTQRICPTHGSWGNWGHWNPCSSSCITEGSGIFPTQPRFRECNNPPPSTSPPGTPCPGSNQESRECRSLPLCEVDGQWGEWQDPSKCSVTCGVGQITQKRLCDKPAPRNGGKYCVGPSTKSIICNTKLQCPIDGQWTPWGEWSTCSRLQDGDIRCKQRVGNQRRHRKCEGQTKDPEGKWCEGSHRDDRACYYIEKCRRPGDWTEWSEWGLCSSSCGESTRQRTRECKPIYPDYPRNVSGATKWVEVSFSGNPTPQCTPLSGEKLKVVETLPCLNVPACTEDVD